Proteins from a genomic interval of Acinonyx jubatus isolate Ajub_Pintada_27869175 chromosome B4, VMU_Ajub_asm_v1.0, whole genome shotgun sequence:
- the SMCO2 gene encoding single-pass membrane and coiled-coil domain-containing protein 2 isoform X5: MALMKLSDRMSLQMKTVGKEQQFTKKNNGFLQNTDVAEGAMQNLQREFTKMDRILDRSDDENNIFSEKPQSDFHHVTETTKWVREDNMPELGAEHHQDLQNEQDEQETNQVQHEDPQVPTSLQFSEESIPELSQENTLFQLNHWNIQMGLQVRELGADHIDWMEKMNNIMQKINLTENTVKSLLNEVVSLEGHIEKLESQKDYDPDKGANIEEKIMQIKKQLQEMDNKCVQEDACNEAHALKEKLIARIKNFYKDMTLLNTKLGMYEKQEGKTDSQSPEEMGVEEREPLHPQAPSPPLGENAPSGITVW; encoded by the exons ATGGCTCTTATGAAGCTAAGTGACAGGATGTCTCTGCAGATGAAGACAGTTGGAAAGGAACAACAGTTTACTAAGAAAAACAATGGCTTTCTCCAAAATACGGATGTGGCTGAAGGTGCAATGCAGAA TTTGCAGAGGGAATTTACCAAAATGGACCGCATATTGGACAGATCAGATGATGAGAACAACATTTTCTCTGAAAAGCCTCAAAGTGACTTCCATCATGTGACAGAGACTACAAAATGGGTAAGGGAAGAT AATATGCCGGAGCTGGGTGCTGAGCATCACCAGGACCTGCAGAACGAGCAGGATGAGCAAGAAACAAATCAGGTTCAACATGAGGATCCTCAAGTGCCTACATCTTTGCAGTTTTCAGAGGAGAGCATCCCTGAACT GAGTCAGGAGAACACGCTCTTCCAGCTAAACCACTGGAATATACAGATGGGTTTACAAGTGAGAGAACTTGGAGCTGATCACATAGACTGGATGGAGAAAATGAACAATATTATGCAAAAAATAAACCTAACAGAAAACACAGTGAAgag CTTATTAAATGAGGTGGTGTCCCTGGAGGGCCACATTGAAAAGCTGGAGTCACAAAAGGACTATGACCCTGATAAGGGGGCAAACATTGAG GAGAAGATCATGCAAATTAAGAAGCAATTACAAGAAATGGATAACAAATGTGTCCAG GAAGATGCTTGTAATGAAGCTCATGCATTAAAGGAGAAACTCATTGCAAGAATAAAG aacttttaCAAAGACATGACTCTGCTGAATACAAAGCTGGGGATGTACGAAAAGCAAGAAGGGAAAACAGACTCTCAGAGTCCTGAAGAAATGGGAGTGGAAGAAAGAGAACCTCTGCATCCTCAGGCTCCATCCCCCCCTTTAGGGGAGAATGCTCCTTCTGGCATTACAGTGTG